One Candidatus Brocadiia bacterium DNA window includes the following coding sequences:
- a CDS encoding tetratricopeptide repeat protein, with protein sequence MKEIPPEIKGFIVYFLANLLQRKAGEKPVYTINDITKEIVSNPNNARLYSFRAGLYILDGKDDQALSDYNKAIELNPDDPELYLLRSGLYVLSPKKADVDKALADLDKAVSLKPDNPDLYSFRASIYGIFDKSNDALQDYNKIIELNPKSLEGYIRRALFYFARAKFPEAEADINKTIELAPGDSDLYINRAQFYEMLGREEEALADYDKAIGLSPDASKLYLERAEFHRKYGNDEQALADYRKTIELNPKFGWAYAKLAEFYQGTNHLDDALETYQKMISADPQNPWVYLKRAEFHYRQKAFDQSLKDLQSAIDLEPQKSRGYFLKGLTLLAQRGYTDAAESFQSALKCPFDAFDQIVREPHMIKFYQTWAMGLASYYEKDNLDEAAKYFLVTKEHFKDLPLGEKTKPDTRYVEHLIDIYLQIIPLDAKLKKILSKPAELPDKTPILEGLKEQFSGMVKLTDQNHKEALSLLATKRDICRLLLPPDNPAGVSSQETDDLINKIKETLVTLKYTKADELIRILRENRIRLEAEKPFTPELAKVGEMADGMMTFDSTQHLVSEKLGKLIRVPEEVEVEETLDPKTGQYIQTKRRLKFRFVAETEFAPPGFGKITRKAPPIVKPNLVDIKTLIMKLRKESGEIIPPVAKEVMMSFIHNNLAVKIEVFIKDKWLQIGEFSPSQLPGFEHTQGDEPLMAWNLLVAFALSAPNGQPAPEGETKDETRKKKNAFYKQVDRLNEKLQALLGITDKAIVRDTTTGNYKSVIRLFASKHSTIE encoded by the coding sequence ATGAAAGAGATTCCTCCCGAAATTAAAGGTTTTATTGTATATTTTCTGGCTAATCTTTTGCAAAGAAAGGCTGGGGAAAAGCCAGTATATACGATAAATGACATAACAAAAGAAATCGTATCCAATCCTAACAATGCTCGTTTATATTCTTTCCGTGCTGGGCTATACATCTTGGATGGTAAAGACGATCAGGCGTTATCTGATTATAATAAAGCAATAGAATTAAATCCAGATGATCCCGAATTGTATCTTTTGCGAAGCGGGTTATATGTTTTATCCCCAAAAAAGGCAGATGTCGATAAAGCACTAGCTGACTTAGATAAAGCCGTGTCTTTAAAACCAGATAATCCCGATTTGTATTCATTTCGCGCTTCGATTTATGGGATATTTGATAAATCCAATGATGCCCTTCAGGATTATAACAAAATAATTGAATTGAATCCAAAATCACTAGAGGGTTATATTCGTCGGGCGTTATTTTATTTCGCGCGGGCAAAATTCCCCGAAGCCGAAGCGGACATAAATAAAACCATTGAGTTAGCCCCGGGTGACTCCGATTTGTATATTAACAGGGCGCAATTTTATGAAATGCTCGGTCGTGAGGAGGAGGCACTGGCGGATTATGATAAGGCAATTGGATTATCTCCGGACGCTTCTAAATTATATCTTGAACGGGCAGAGTTCCACCGGAAATATGGCAACGACGAGCAGGCTTTAGCCGATTATCGTAAAACAATAGAATTGAATCCCAAATTCGGTTGGGCATATGCCAAATTAGCTGAGTTTTATCAGGGAACAAATCATCTTGATGATGCGTTAGAGACCTACCAGAAAATGATTTCGGCAGACCCACAAAATCCATGGGTTTATCTAAAACGGGCAGAATTCCATTATCGTCAAAAGGCGTTTGACCAATCACTCAAAGACCTGCAGAGCGCTATTGACCTTGAACCGCAAAAGTCACGCGGTTATTTCCTCAAAGGATTAACACTTCTGGCGCAGCGTGGATATACTGATGCGGCTGAGAGTTTTCAATCCGCTCTTAAATGCCCGTTTGATGCTTTTGACCAGATTGTTCGCGAGCCGCATATGATAAAATTCTATCAAACCTGGGCTATGGGATTAGCTTCTTATTACGAAAAGGATAATCTTGATGAGGCAGCTAAATATTTTCTTGTTACCAAAGAGCACTTTAAAGACTTGCCTTTGGGTGAAAAGACTAAACCGGATACTCGTTATGTAGAGCATCTAATTGATATTTATCTTCAGATTATTCCGTTAGACGCTAAACTTAAAAAGATATTAAGCAAGCCTGCAGAACTGCCCGATAAAACGCCTATTTTAGAAGGGCTGAAAGAACAATTTAGCGGTATGGTCAAACTTACCGACCAGAATCATAAAGAAGCATTGTCTTTATTGGCAACAAAGCGGGATATCTGCCGATTGCTTCTGCCGCCGGATAATCCTGCTGGAGTCAGTTCCCAAGAAACCGATGATTTAATAAATAAAATTAAGGAAACCTTGGTGACTCTTAAATACACTAAAGCCGATGAACTTATTCGCATTCTTCGGGAAAATCGTATACGGTTAGAAGCGGAAAAACCATTTACCCCAGAACTTGCTAAGGTTGGCGAGATGGCAGACGGAATGATGACATTTGATTCTACCCAGCATCTCGTGTCAGAGAAACTAGGTAAATTAATCCGAGTTCCTGAAGAAGTTGAAGTAGAAGAAACGCTTGACCCTAAGACCGGCCAGTATATCCAGACCAAACGCCGGTTGAAATTCCGTTTTGTGGCTGAGACGGAATTTGCGCCGCCCGGGTTTGGTAAAATCACACGCAAAGCCCCGCCGATAGTCAAGCCTAATTTAGTTGATATTAAAACACTTATAATGAAACTTCGCAAAGAATCTGGTGAAATTATCCCGCCGGTTGCTAAAGAGGTAATGATGAGTTTTATCCACAATAACCTGGCGGTCAAAATAGAGGTTTTTATCAAGGACAAATGGTTGCAGATAGGCGAATTCAGCCCGTCGCAACTTCCGGGTTTTGAGCACACCCAGGGCGACGAGCCGCTTATGGCCTGGAATCTGCTGGTGGCTTTTGCCCTTAGCGCGCCCAACGGCCAACCGGCGCCGGAAGGCGAAACCAAGGATGAAACCCGCAAAAAGAAGAACGCCTTTTACAAGCAGGTTGACCGGTTGAACGAGAAATTGCAGGCCCTTCTGGGTATTACTGATAAAGCTATCGTCCGGGACACAACCACCGGCAATTATAAATCGGTTATCCGCCTTTTTGCCTCTAAACACAGCACCATAGAATAG